The DNA sequence AGCGCCAGATGTCAACTAAGACCTGCGCATTGGACAGCAAGTTGCGGTGGGTCAACATCGCGCCTTTTGAACGCCCTGTCGTGCCAGATGTATACAGCAGTGCCGCGATGTCATCTTGTTCGCGCGTTGCCACGTTTGTCCGTGGCGGGAGGCACAAAGCTGCGTCTTTCAACGACCCCTCGCCCGCAGCCCCCATCGTGCGCAATGTCGCGCCTGTGGACTTCGCAATTGCTGCGACTTCGTTGATTTCACCCGGGTCACATATAACAACCGAAGCGTCGCTGTCAGAGATAAAATATTCCAGTTCGGTTGGCGTGTAAGCGGTGTTGAGAGGAAGGAACACTGCACCCAATTGTAAACATGCCGCATACAGCGCCAACGCATCTGCCGATTTCTGGATGTGCACTGCCACGCGGTCCCCCGCCATGACATCAAGATCGTTCAACGCCGCAGCATAGCGCCCCGCCAGATCGATGAAATTGGTGTGTGACAAAAGCGTATCATCCGGCAAATGTAAAAATGTAGTGGATCGACCGTTATGGGGTTTGATTAAAGCATCATAAAGGGGGTTGCTCACGTCGAAATTCTCCAAGCTTGATGTGCGGGTCAGCAACGCCGAGCCGATTGGATGTCAGTCTCGTGTCGCGGTGGCCATGTAGCGGCCAAATCCACGCCGGATATGTTCGTTTGCCGCATCACGCGCGGCTTCCTCGTCTCCTGCAGTAACTGCGTCTGCGATCGCACGGTGTTCTTCCAACGATAGAGCAATGTTTGTAGCAATCGACAGGCCTTGGCGGCGGAACAGATGCATCTCGCGCTTGAGGCTGTCGTAGATGGTTTTCGCTTTGGGATTATTTGCAGCAGTCAAAAGTAGATCATGGAATTCAATGTTTAGTGTATAATAATGGGAAATCTCCTTAGTATCGTTGGCCGCTGTCATTTCATCAATATTGCGGGACAGATCGTCAGCAAGCGTTGGCTGCGCGCCCTCTCCAAAGTGGCGCGCAGCGTCGCCACAGGCCAGTGCAAAAATCGCACCACGCAAATCATACAGGTTTTGAACTTCGGCTAAGGTTATCTCATGAACGAACGCTCCACGGTTGGCCACTAGATCGACCAACCCCGATCCACCGAGGGACCGGATCGCTTCGCGCACGGTGCCTCGGCTGACACCCATCAGGTTAGATAAACCAAGCTCGTTAAGCTTTTCACCACCCTTCAGTTCGCCGTCAGTAATCATACGCTCTATCTCTACGCGCGCCTCTTCCGACAGCGTCGCACGCCCAATTCCAATTAATTTCGCCTTCATTTTCATATGCCTTTTATTTGTCATATTTAATTTTTTGTCAACAATCAACATTTAGTTGTTATTTGATAAGTGATGATCTATAAATTATAGGAACGAAGCCACTTCGGGAAGCAAAATGGTACAATCTGACCCTCCTTTCGCAACCAGCCCGGCTGTCCTTCCAAGTTCCGCCCTCAAAGGCCTGCGTATACTCGATCTTACGCGTGTGCGCTCGGGCCCGACTTGTGTACGCCAGTTCGCCGATTGGGGCGCAGACGTGATCAAAGTCGAAGCACCCGTGGACAAGGCACAATTCGGTGGGCCGCGATCTGGTGCAGATTTCCAGAATCTGCACCGCAACAAGCGTAGCCTGACACTTGATTTAAAAACCAAAGCAGGACTGGCGGCCTTTCGTAAGCTGGCTGATACCGCCGATATTATTGTCGAGAATTTCCGCCCCGCAGTGAAAACCCGTCTCGGCATTGATTATGACACGCTGTCAAAAACCAATCCCGGCCTTATTTACGCTTCGATATCTGGCTTCGGTCAGGATGGTCCCTTGGCAGATCGGCCTGGGTTCGATCAGATCGCACAGGGTATGGGCGGCTTGATGTCGATCACTGGAACCCCTGGCGAAGGGCCGATGCGCGTTGGCATTCCGATTGCGGATTTGTGCGCTGGGTTATTTGCAGCACAAGGCATTATGATCGCTTTGTTGGAGCGCGCGACATCCGGCAAAGGGCAGTGGATTCAGACATCGCTTTTGCAAGCGCAGGTATTTATGCTCGATTTTCAGGCAGCACGATATCTAATGGATGGCGACGTGCCCAAGCAGGCGGGGAACAACCACCCTACTTCCATCCCAACAGGTGTGTTTCGCACTGCCAACGGGCACATGAATATTGCTGTTACGGGTAACATCATCTGGGACAGTTTTGCCAAAATCATGAGCCGCGAAGATTGGCTGACAGATGAACGGTACGCGACACCTCTAGCTCGATCCGAAAACCGCGACGCACTTGGTGAGGAAATCCAAGCGATTTTAGAACAAGAAACCACAGCTCGTTGGATCGATTTATTAACCAGTGTGGGAGTTCCCGCTGGAGAAATAAACGATATCGGTCAGGTGTTTGCCGAACCGCAAGTGCGTCACCTTGGCCTTGCCCAACCTGTTACCAGTCAGGAACGTGGTAAGACAGAACTCGTGGGTCAACCCATCATCATGAGCCGCACACCGAGCCACATCGCAACTCCACCCCCGACAGCGGGTCAGCACAGTGCGCAAATCTTGTCTGAAATAGGCTTATCAAGCGATGAAATAGCGCAAATGAAGGCCTCAGGGGCCACCTGACAACCAAAAGGAAATCTAGCCATGACTGAAAAAATCATTGTCGAGCAAGCGGGCAACATCGCTCGTATCATTTTTAACCAACCCGAAAAGCGCAATGCCGTTTCGCTTGAAATGTGGGAAGCCGTCGAAGCGGCCACCACACGTTTTGCCAATGATGACAGTGTCCGTATCCTCATCCTGTCGGGTGCGGGTGGCAAAGCCTTTGTATCCGGCGCCGATGTTTCGAAATTCGAAACCGAACGTTCCAGCGTTGAGTCAGTGGCCCATTACAACGCGACGACAAAACGCGTCTATGACGCTATTGAGGCGTTCCCCAAGCCGACCATTGCCCAGATCAACGGATTCTGCATTGGTGGTGGTGTCGCTCTATCGCTCAGTTGTGATTTGCGTATTTGCGGTGATGGATCGCAATTTGCAGTTCCTGCCGCCAAGCTGGGCCTAGGCTATGGCTATCAGGGGATCAACCGACTGGCCAATGTGGTCGGCCCGTCCTTCGCCAAAGAGATTTTCTTTACCGCGCGGCGGTTCACATCCAGCGAAGCCAAGGACATGGGGCTGGTCAACCGGGTGGTGCCCGATGACCAAGTAGCAACTGTTGCTAAAGAGACCGCACAAATGATCGCATCCAATGCGCCGATGACTGTGGATTCCGTCAAATACATCGTTAGTCAGATTGTTGCCTCTGAAAGCGAAACCAACCTCGATGAATGCGCGCGTATGGTTCAGGCCTGCTTTGAAAGCGAAGACTACAAAGAGGGGCGCAAAGCCTTCATGGAAAAACGCACTCCTAATTTTATCGGGTCATGATGGGAAACAACATACCCAAAAAGGTCGATGAATCTGCTGCACAGGC is a window from the Octadecabacter antarcticus 307 genome containing:
- a CDS encoding enoyl-CoA hydratase, whose product is MTEKIIVEQAGNIARIIFNQPEKRNAVSLEMWEAVEAATTRFANDDSVRILILSGAGGKAFVSGADVSKFETERSSVESVAHYNATTKRVYDAIEAFPKPTIAQINGFCIGGGVALSLSCDLRICGDGSQFAVPAAKLGLGYGYQGINRLANVVGPSFAKEIFFTARRFTSSEAKDMGLVNRVVPDDQVATVAKETAQMIASNAPMTVDSVKYIVSQIVASESETNLDECARMVQACFESEDYKEGRKAFMEKRTPNFIGS
- a CDS encoding CaiB/BaiF CoA transferase family protein, which translates into the protein MVQSDPPFATSPAVLPSSALKGLRILDLTRVRSGPTCVRQFADWGADVIKVEAPVDKAQFGGPRSGADFQNLHRNKRSLTLDLKTKAGLAAFRKLADTADIIVENFRPAVKTRLGIDYDTLSKTNPGLIYASISGFGQDGPLADRPGFDQIAQGMGGLMSITGTPGEGPMRVGIPIADLCAGLFAAQGIMIALLERATSGKGQWIQTSLLQAQVFMLDFQAARYLMDGDVPKQAGNNHPTSIPTGVFRTANGHMNIAVTGNIIWDSFAKIMSREDWLTDERYATPLARSENRDALGEEIQAILEQETTARWIDLLTSVGVPAGEINDIGQVFAEPQVRHLGLAQPVTSQERGKTELVGQPIIMSRTPSHIATPPPTAGQHSAQILSEIGLSSDEIAQMKASGAT
- a CDS encoding GntR family transcriptional regulator, translated to MKAKLIGIGRATLSEEARVEIERMITDGELKGGEKLNELGLSNLMGVSRGTVREAIRSLGGSGLVDLVANRGAFVHEITLAEVQNLYDLRGAIFALACGDAARHFGEGAQPTLADDLSRNIDEMTAANDTKEISHYYTLNIEFHDLLLTAANNPKAKTIYDSLKREMHLFRRQGLSIATNIALSLEEHRAIADAVTAGDEEAARDAANEHIRRGFGRYMATATRD